One genomic window of Arachis hypogaea cultivar Tifrunner chromosome 8, arahy.Tifrunner.gnm2.J5K5, whole genome shotgun sequence includes the following:
- the LOC112705276 gene encoding NDR1/HIN1-like protein 6, producing the protein MNSSHKSYVSLEDNNKDKKRSPPPPPPPRDHGGCCCWFMSCICWCLCFMLLLCVIFMAAVAIMYFIFRPQIPVYGIDSLQVKAFEMRNDSKLYTEMAVVVRCENPNKKIGFKYGEDNSVSIIYSDGELCAGKFESFLQAAKSTVMINMTLKGEREVDSKEKEQFMAQQKEGKIPLVLIWKIPVTPVIGGNIHQLWNVSVRANCLMVVDNIQKDKTPNISHKECTFAAHFWN; encoded by the coding sequence ATGAATTCCTCTCATAAAAGTTACGTGTCCTTAGAGGATAATAATAAAGACAAGAAAAGGAGTCCTCCGCCTCCGCCGCCGCCTCGCGACCACGGCGGATGTTGTTGCTGGTTCATGAGTTGCATTTGCTGGTGCCTCTGCTTCATGCTACTTCTCTGTGTGATATTTATGGCGGCGGTTGCCATCATGTACTTCATTTTCCGCCCTCAGATTCCGGTGTACGGCATTGACAGTCTCCAAGTGAAGGCTTTCGAAATGCGAAACGACAGCAAGCTTTACACTGAAATGGCGGTGGTTGTGAGGTGCGAGAATCCGAACAAGAAGATTGGATTCAAGTATGGAGAAGATAACTCGGTGAGCATAATCTATTCGGATGGGGAGCTTTGCGcgggaaagtttgaatctttcttgcaGGCGGCAAAGAGCACGGTGATGATTAATATGACGCTGAAGGGGGAGAGGGAAGTGGATTCGAAAGAGAAAGAGCAGTTTATGGCGCAACAGAAGGAAGGGAAGATTCCTTTGGTGCTGATTTGGAAGATTCCTGTAACCCCTGTGATTGGCGGGAATATTCATCAGCTATGGAATGTTAGCGTTCGTGCTAATTGTTTAATGGTTGTTGATAATATCCAGAAAGATAAAACGCCTAATATCTCTCACAAAGAATGTACCTTTGCTGCTCATTTCTGGAATTAA